The following coding sequences are from one Hippopotamus amphibius kiboko isolate mHipAmp2 chromosome 9, mHipAmp2.hap2, whole genome shotgun sequence window:
- the ELFN1 gene encoding protein ELFN1: MAGGRWGAPWAWACVAAAALLHAGGLARGDCWLIEGDKGFVWLAICSQNQPPYEAIPQQINSTVVDLRLNENRIRSVQHAALSRFGNLTYLNLTKNEIGYIEDGAFSGQFNLQVLQLGYNRLRNLTEGVLRGLGKLEYLYLQANLIEVVAPGTFWECPNIVNVDLSMNRIQRLHSATFAGLARLSVCELYSNPFYCSCELLGFLRWLAAFTNATQTYDRMQCESPPLYSGYFLLGQGRHGQRSIFSKLQSVCTDSAHAPETRPVPGRPPPPPPAPPAEPSEAPCAEDECFSGDGTTPLVALPTLAPQAEARPLIKVKQLTQNSATLTVQLPSPFNRMYTLEHFNNSKSSTVSRLTRPQEEIRLTNLYALTNYTYCVVSTSSGLHHNHTCLTLCLPKPPSPPGAAPSPSTATHHIVTVLGCLFGMVLVLGAVYYCLRRRRRQEEKHKKAAAAAAAGSLKKTIIELKYGPEMEAPGLAPLSQGPLLGPEAVTRVPYLPAGTGEVEQYKLAEGGETPKASKGGYIEVRTSEQAERRDGEPGRPGPDSQSSVAEISTIAKEVDKVNQIINNCIDALKSESASFPGGTSSAVSAAEPQLVLLSEPLAGQHGFLSPAYKDAFGHSLQRHHSVEAAPGAPRASTSSGGSARSPRPYRTEAPGAHKGTAAEAKYIEKSSPAADAILTVTPAAAVLRAEAEKSRQYGEHRHSYPGSHPAEPPAPPAPPPRESLGGRKASILEPLTRPRPRDLAYSPLSPQYHNLSYSSSPEYACRASQSIWGRFRLSRRHKDDREFVAAGHALRKKVQFAKDEDLHDILAYWKGVSAQHKS; the protein is encoded by the coding sequence ATGGCCGGGGGCCGGTGGGGCGCGCCGTGGGCCTGGGCGTGCGTGGCGGCGGCTGCCCTGCTGCACGCGGGCGGGCTGGCGCGCGGCGACTGCTGGCTGATCGAAGGCGACAAGGGCTTCGTGTGGCTGGCCATCTGCAGCCAGAACCAGCCGCCCTACGAGGCCATCCCGCAGCAGATCAACAGCACCGTGGTGGACCTGCGGCTCAACGAGAACCGCATCCGCAGCGTGCAGCACGCGGCGCTCAGCCGCTTCGGGAACCTCACGTACCTCAACCTCACCAAGAACGAGATCGGCTACATCGAGGACGGCGCCTTCTCAGGCCAGTTCAACCTGCAGGTGCTGCAGCTCGGCTACAACCGGCTGCGCAACCTGACGGAGGGCGTGCTGCGCGGCCTGGGCAAGCTGGAGTACCTGTACCTGCAGGCCAACCTCATCGAGGTGGTGGCACCCGGCACCTTCTGGGAGTGCCCCAACATCGTCAATGTGGACCTGTCCATGAACCGTATCCAGCGGCTGCACAGCGCCACCTTCGCGGGCTTGGCCAGGCTGTCCGTGTGCGAGCTCTACAGCAACCCCTTCTACTGCTCCTGCGAGCTGCTGGGCTTCCTGCGCTGGCTGGCGGCCTTCACCAACGCCACGCAGACCTACGACCGCATGCAGTGCGAGTCGCCGCCGCTCTACTCCGGCTACTTCCTGCTGGGCCAGGGCCGCCACGGCCAGCGCAGCATCTTCAGCAAGCTGCAGTCCGTGTGCACCGACAGCGCCCACGCGCCCGAGACCCGCCCGGTGCCCGGCCGCCCCCCGCCGCCACCCCCCGCGCCACCCGCGGAGCCCAGCGAGGCGCCGTGCGCCGAGGACGAGTGCTTCTCTGGCGACGGCACCACCCCGCTGGTGGCCCTGCCCACGCTGGCCCCGCAGGCCGAGGCCCGCCCGCTCATCAAGGTTAAGCAGCTGACGCAGAACTCGGCCACCCTCACGGTCCAGCTGCCCAGCCCGTTCAACCGCATGTACACGCTGGAGCACTTCAACAACAGCAAGTCGTCCACCGTGTCCAGGCTGACCCGGCCCCAGGAGGAGATCCGCCTGACCAACCTCTACGCGCTCACCAACTACACCTACTGTGTGGTCTCCACCAGCTCGGGGCTGCACCACAACCACACCTGCCTCACCCTCTGCCTGCCCAAGCCGCCCAGCCCGCCGGGCGCCGCGCCCAGCCCCTCCACGGCCACCCACCACATCGTGACCGTACTGGGCTGCCTCTTCGGCATGGTGCTGGTGCTCGGCGCCGTCTACTACTGCCTGCGCCGGCGGCGGCGCCAGGAGGAGAAGCACAAGAAGGCGGCTGCGGCGGCCGCGGCCGGCAGCCTCAAGAAGACCATCATCGAGCTCAAGTACGGGCCCGAGATGGAGGCGCCCGGCCTGGCCCCGCTGTCCCAGGGCCCGCTGCTGGGCCCCGAGGCTGTGACCCGCGTCCCGTACCTGCCGGCGGGCACCGGCGAGGTGGAGCAGTACAAGCTGGCGGAGGGCGGCGAGACGCCCAAGGCCAGCAAGGGCGGCTACATCGAGGTGCGCACGTCGGAGCAGGCCGAGCGCCGCGACGGGGAGCCAGGCCGGCCGGGCCCCGACAGCCAGAGCTCGGTGGCCGAGATCTCCACCATCGCCAAGGAGGTGGACAAGGTCAACCAGATCATCAACAACTGTATCGACGCTCTCAAGTCCGAGTCCGCCTCCTTCCCGGGCGGCACGTCCTCCGCCGTGTCCGCGGCCGAGCCGCAGCTGGTGCTGCTGTCCGAGCCGCTGGCCGGCCAGCACGGCTTCCTGTCCCCCGCGTACAAGGACGCCTTCGGCCACAGCCTGCAGCGTCACCACAGCGTGGAGGCCGCCCCGGGGGCCCCGCGCGCCAGCACCTCCTCCGGCGGCTCGGCGCGCAGCCCGCGGCCCTACCGCACCGAGGCCCCCGGGGCGCACAAGGGCACGGCCGCGGAAGCCAAGTACATCGAGAAGAGCTCACCCGCGGCCGACGCCATCCTCACCGTGACGCCCGCGGCCGCCGTGCTGCGGGCCGAGGCCGAGAAGAGCCGCCAGTACGGTGAGCACCGGCACTCGTACCCCGGCTCCCACCCCGCTGAGCCGCCtgcgccccccgcgcccccgccccgtgAGAGCCTGGGCGGCCGCAAGGCGTCCATCCTGGAGCCGCTGACCCGGCCGCGGCCCCGCGACCTGGCCTACTCGCCGCTGTCCCCGCAGTACCACAACCTGAGCTACTCCTCCAGCCCCGAGTACGCCTGCAGGGCCTCCCAGAGCATCTGGGGGCGCTTCAGACTGAGCCGCCGGCACAAGGACGACCGGGAGTTCGTGGCGGCCGGCCACGCCCTGCGCAAAAAGGTTCAGTTCGCCAAAGATGAGGATCTGCACGACATCCTGGCCTACTGGAAGGGCGTGTCGGCGCAGCACAAGTCCTGA